In the genome of Carettochelys insculpta isolate YL-2023 chromosome 25, ASM3395843v1, whole genome shotgun sequence, the window TGAGTAAGGTGAATTTACAGTTTTTTTCCCCTAGCACTCCTTTAAGTTAGATCTACCAAATGGCTGCTTGTTCGGAGTGCCCCGTCCATCCTCCTGCCCAGATGCACTTAAAGGCCTACCATATGCTTCAGGTCACAGTCCCAAACAATGTAccctgtaatcttttccatctgtgtgcagaataatattttacatgcactgaggACTGCacagtgtgcaccaccagtagaaacacagaacCTAGCTGTGGCTACTCTGCCAATCAGCAGGACAGCATTTGACTcttgcacaagcacacagcttacagggaaaactggtCCCGGTCCCAATCCCACTTCTACTCAGTGTTTGTTCACAAAGGCCAGTGCAAAGCTTGACAGCTGCTGACTGCAGAGTGGACCTGGACAGGTGAATGATCTTAGAAATGCTTTTTTCTTCCCCCGCTTCATTTGTTTCCCTCTAGGGACTTTTCGTAAACGTCCTTCCTTCTTTCCCGTGGTCAGTAACTACATAGGGTTCTTTTAGAACGACCCTGCTCTGGGACATGGATAAACTATTTAGCACTCTTAGTCTGAaaatttgaaggaaaaaaaaaaaagttaccttcGGACTTCCTCCGCaactgtgtggacattctgttTGCATTTCTCTTGGGGGAAAGCCTAACAGAAATTTAATAACAAATGATCACCTTTCTCTTGGTCTCTTGAATCATCTTATGAAGTTTAATAGACAATTATATCCCTGTAGAATTCTGTAGGGTAGTTTGAAACTCCTATATAAAGCTTCTCTTTTTCTATTCAATCTGATAAGTTTGTACAGTCTGTGGAAGCCTATTGAACTTCCATAGACCCCTAGTGGTTTAATTCCCCATTAAACCGGCGAGACTTTTCTTTAGAATTACAAGTGATCTTCTGTTGTGTTGGGTATTTTTtcaatttccctttttttttttttttttttttttttttttttttcaaacaacttGCCTATGTTTGAAAATGACTCTTACCCTTGAAGACCATTCAACCTCGTCTCCATTTCTTGAATGTCGAGTATTACAATGTATAACACGCGTTAGGGTGCTCTTTGGTGCTGTTTAAATGGTAGCCAGTGGAAATGACTTTTTTaataacaatagtaataaaagaaACATTAGTCCCACTGGTTCCTTTAATGTTCgttgttgtggttttcttttttaataaaagttAGTGAACAGAACCGAACTTCTGTTATCGGTTGCTGACACGTGCATGTCAAACTTAGTCGCTCGGTCCACATAGCGATGTTGCTGGTGGCTACTGCAGGTTTCAGGGGGGCTGTGTAACAGTTTAACGTTCATTGgaggtttgttttccttttggttTTAAATTGTACAGATGCACACAGCATAATATCTGACCTGAGCCCGAATGGCAACGAGAGGGTTAATTTTTAACTTCAGGTATGTTATTCAagagaataaaattaaaaaaaaaaaagagagaagaaaaacagaacacTATTTTTTCAGTAAgcttttttttctgtaaacaaTTTAGAAATAAATCCAAGACATGATGGTGCTGTACCAAAGCCTTATACAATACTTACTCTGCGCTCTGTATAATCTCTCTCTAGCTGTATTGTTGCTCTCAGCCTCTGTTTTTGTGAAGGTCTGTAAAATACCAGCAGGGTCAGCATAGTCTGGGACTTGGCCCTGGAAGTTTTGCTTGTGTGCTTGGTCACCAGAGAGTCCAGGGCAGGGAGGCTCATTTCTGCTGTGCTGAGAGAGGACATGGGATGCCCTCACCAACTGGGTGCTAGTTTGTTCTTGGCAGGTCAACGTAACCTCTGGGAGAGGGAcaagttgtgttttgttttttttttttgtttttttcccccccccccacacttcctccCAACCTGCCACCTGGCAAGCTGACTACACAGAGAACCCCAGGAATCTGTATGTTTCCCTAAGAGGGCCTACGGACCCCAATTCTTTTTTCTCACATCTCTACACTCCGCTTTTGACATCTGTGGATGTGCCCAGGTGTTACAGAGGGAGTTTGACATCTAGCAGGAATGCAACCAGCCAGGACTGAGAAatcttccagctctgccactttgGCACAATACCTCGTTGGGGCCAAAGCAAACTCTGACTTTGCCTGGTTCTTTGTTAAACACCGtctagccctgccccactcccctttCTTTCCCTGTCCCAAACGAAGAGCTAACCTAATTCACATGCACTGGAGGCAACTCCTAGCCGCTTCTAGTTTGGTGGCTCTAAGCAATAAATCCACTCTGTCTGCCAAGGATATCGGCCCCTTAGGTACCCGAACTACTGCCAATTTAAAAACATCATCTAATAAATGCTGGAGGAAAAATAATTTGAAGCCCTGCCTTAATGTGACTGGCTTGTCCCTAGACCTTCACTTGCTGGTATTTTAAGGCCTGCTGAGTACTAAACAACTCATCACCAGTAACATTGCATGTCCATAGatttgattctttttttaaaaaatgtacccAATTAAGAAAATTATGGCAGTGTTGCAATGTTACGTAAAACTAGCCATTCTGTACGAGAGTGATGAATTTTGGACTGGATAAAGTTTAACATTTAATTGCTCCTCATGTAACATTACTTTGCTTCAGAAATGTTTTGTATTTTGATATAAATAAACATTTGCCTAAAAAATGCTGGCCCTGAggcattggttttttttggtttttttttttttttttttagtttcttgGTGTTTCATTTCTAACTCCAGGCTCTGGGTCATGTACTCTGGTGAAAATCCCCTGTGTTCTCTAGTGACATTTCTATCCATTGTCCTTCAGAGGAGACTTTTTTGGGGTACTCCATCAGTGTCCAGTAGGTGACACTGAGTGACTCGTCCCTGCTTCATGTTACCGCTGTGGTCAAGGTGAGTCACTGGAGTATTCGAGTTTGTCTAGCATCTTATAGTCACGTTAATGTTGTGTGGCACAAGTGTAAACAGGGCTCGAGAAGAAATAGACCTGAAGTTCTGTGCCTGCCTGGAAAGGACGGTCCCCTTCCTCTCGTTTGCTCcagtcccctcttcccccccaacccccaaagtTGTTTGATGTCCCAGATGGTCACATAGCTGGGTCACTGTCCATAATCATTACCAGATCAGTCACTGCAACAGTCTGCCCTTTCAGAGGAACTTTGGGAAGTCTATGGGAACAGACCCCTGGAGTAGAACTAAACTGCTGGATTTCTCCTCCTTATATTGTAGCTTGGTTGACGTCCCCACCTTCTGCATCTCCTTGAGTCATGCCAGGAAGAGTAACCATGTCCCGATGTCTTTTTGCCACCAGTCACGCAATTTTTTTAGCTCTCATGAGTTCATGGCAGCTAGATCATTCACTGTTTAACAACTAAGTTAAGTTTCAGAACTTCTCAGCATAAGGGAAAAGTTCTGAACAAGAAACCCTTAGATTTTCCAGTGCAATTCAGCAAGTATTTTTCTATTGAGGCATGCCAGAAAAGGGTTTGTGTTGTCTGTTATTGTGCACAGTGCATCGGGAACAAAGCGCTGTACGAAACTACAATTATTGAGCAACTTTCAGCCTGGAAGATACCACCATTCTTTCCAAAGcttaataacaagcagtcctgttgcaccagagagactaacaaatgcattaggtcatgagctttgagTAAGATCTCATGACCTACTAAATTGGCTcatctgaggtgctacaggatgcTTGTTGTtcgtgaagctacagagtaacagggagacccctctgagactattttccAAACCCTGTACTGGAACCACTTGGCCCACTGCTGAAATGCAGACACCTCTAATATGGAAAACAAACGCTGTTTCTGCAGCAACGCGACACAACCATTTGGGGGAGGAAGTGAAGActcacacacaaactttgaccaGGATTTTGGGAGGTAGATGGCAATACTTAACCATGCCTAGCTAGCTAGAAACTGGACTGCCCTCGGGGAAGTGGAGTTAATGCCTCATCTTTTAGGAAAACTACTGTGGGAGATTTAATGGCCAGTGCTGCAGATTTATCTATCTGGTGGGGGAAAAACGGCAGCTCCAATGCCCCTTAGCCCCATGCTGGGACATTGATGCAATGAGTCTGTGGAAAGTGCACCACCATGCGTCCCAGAAGCATCTCAGGGTTCCTTGGTATCCTCCTCTAGGAATAAAATATCTTCCATTTCACATTGCCAGAGAAATCATTGGATGGCACATGGCTCTGGCCAAGGATCTGTAAAATTGAGGATTTCTAATTCCCATCTCAGCAGCAAATATCATGTGAGAGGCTGGACGATccccttgtgcctcagtttcccacctatAAAATGGGGAGAGTGCTTCCCTACTttccagggggctgggaggatagCACTGGGGAGCTGAAAGGAGTTTGGGGACCAAACACTCCTGCAATTCAGTTAGGTACCGAAAACCACTGCGGCAATCCAGCATCCGTGGCAAAGAAGGCCTCGACACCTTGGAGGAGAGGAGCCCAGGAACATCCAAAGAAGGATTAGAAGAGGAAAAATCCTGCCTCAGAAAACACAGGAGCCCTCTAATTGCCTCTTTAAGAGTGACCCGGGGGTGTGGGTGGCAGCCCTGGGTGTTActgggctgctgccacctgccattGTTACAGCCTGTGGAGCCTGGTGATGCGACAATGCTGTCTGTTCAGCCAGGATTCCTACTGCCAAAGAGGGGAGCTCAGGCCGAGGGAGCGGTCCCCTCCCAGGGAAGGGGTCCCCAGGATGATTATTTCCACATGGTCTGTGTACATCTGGATCCATAAATGCATTGGCTTTCGTTTCCCACCTCGCAGGGCTCTGGTAAGGGGGCCATAGGGTTATTTCCTGGCTTAGCTCTGCGGACTCCCCAGTGGAGGGGAACACACGGGGTTAATGCCCACCTCACACCTGTCTGATTCCTTGCAGGACATGGAAGTTGTGGAGACAGAGATGCTCTCCGTGCTGGAGCACTGGCTGAGGAAGGTGAGCGGCAGCATGTCTGAGTTAGAGGCGCTAGCCAATGAGACAAGGGCAGCAACCGGGGAAAGGGCTGCTGTGTTCGCGCCTGGATAGGAACAGAGCACTAAGTCCCTGATTTGGCAGTTCAGCACCTGGAGACTGAATCGGAGGGATTTTAATGCGTTGGTACTTGGCTAACGCAagagatgaggaggaggaggaggtctggATCAGAGGCATTAATACTAAGTAGGGAGAACCTGGATTTCAATAGCTGGTTACCTGGTTGATAATGGGGTGGGAGCAAAGTTGAATGCCTGAATGTTTGGGTCGGGGAGGGGCATGAATTTAGTGCCTGTGTACTTGGATGGTACccaagagggaggggagaaatgCGGTTTAACAGCTGTCTGGCTCATCATCTGGGCTTGTTAACCTTTGAGACTCATGTCCCCCAACATGGAGGAAGAGCTTGTATTTTTGGTCTTCAGCTCTTAAATGCCCCTGATGGTATCCCAGGGATCTTGGTTCAACCTTGCTTGAAGGGCAAAGACTCGGGAGATAATTTCTGTGCCTAAGATCCATCATAGCATCTGCTTCGTGTTTGATACATCCCCAGTTGGATTTATTTGCTGAGTGGCGGGTTCAACTTATCTACCCTCCTGTGTTCCCCAGGTGGGCTGGTACCTGCTAGCATGCAAGGGGACTACGTGTTTTCCTGAGCTGGGCAATTGCTTTGTTATTAGCCCTTCATTCTAAATAAGTTTTTAAGTAAAACTCCAAGTGCATAGGAACCTTTGAGGCCTGATACTTGCACTGTTCATTCTAATCACTGGTCTCCCTCCGGAGTTGCAGGCAAAGCTGCTGCCTAGGAAAGCTGTTTTGCTTCCTTTTCAGATTGAAGAAGAAGCATCCAAGTTCTTTAAGCAAAAACTGGAAAACAAGACAGATACAAGAGCAGCCCCTTCTGGCGGCCAAGATATGGGAGCAATGAAGTCACAGGTATCTCCTTGGGATGGTGTCTGTGGGGTCCAGAGGCAGTGTGTGCAGTGAAAGGTGGCTGGGGCTTGTACATAGGAAGGTAGAAGACAGAGCCTGAGAAGTATGTTAACACACCTGCCTCATGAAGCACTGAGTAGGCTGGTCTAGCATGGACAGGGGGTGAAGTCTGAGAACCTGAagagaactggatgcaatgcgAGGTTTTCCTTCTGGTGGCAACCCCAAGCTTGGCTTTTCAAGGCACAGCAGCTACATATGGCTGGACTCCATCCATCATCCCCTGGGACTGGGTTGAAAATGCTCCTTGTGTGCACTAAACCCCTTGAGCAGTTGCAGCCAGGTTCCCATGGACTTATCACCCACCTTCTGGGGCAGGTTTTCTAGAGTTTCTCTCTCCCCTTTGGGTATCCTCCAAACAAAGGCCCCATTTCTCAAAGCATCAttagccagttcctctcaacgtGCCTGTTAGATgccaagctcttttgaaaagctgTCCCTTGCTGGCTAGAATGGAGTCCTTTGGCCCAGAGGGTGCACGTCCCAGGCTGTAATTCCCATCTGCTTTATAGTTTGGCTCGCTTTTTCCTTTTCCCTGCTTtgtgctgcagtttgagctaatCAAACATCTGCCTCAACACTGCAAGGTGACCTAAGCTGTCTGCAAGGCTTACAGACCCCATTCTGTACAGATAAGCAGTTGCAGGTCGGTTTTCCTTTTCAGTCCCTGAAGCATCAGTTGACCTCTGTCAGAAGCAAGATTTAGTGACTGGTTCAATGCCCACTAAAGTTGGCAGAGAGATTCCCATTCGACTTGGCTTCAGATTAGACTCTTAGAACATGAGGGGCAAGGAACAGTGTCTTTTTGTTTGCCCCGCACCATGCATGTTGTTTGTTGTCCATGACTCTCAACGATGCCAAGGTACAGATTTACTTCAGCAGTGCTTTGATCCACTGTGGCAAAAGTTGCTCTCCCTTGTGTTCCATGTGAACTTGAAAAGCAGCATTTCCGTGAAACTAATGTCACTGCCTTGCACTCAAGGGAAATAGGTGCACCTCAGCTGCATTGGGCATTAGCTGCTATGGTCTCGTTAATGCTCAAGTGAAGTAGACTGTACAGAGTGGATTTTTTTCTGGTTAAGATTCTGTGCTGTTTCACCCTGCTTCCCCTCTTGCTGAGGTTTGCTGTGGTGAAGAGTAAGATCTGCTCTCCCCACTCTCTCTAGACCGTTCAAGTCTCTAGCACGAAACTGCCGGTGTCATCGTCTAGCCACGGTCTTTTGGAGGAGAGGACAAATATCCAGCTTATAAGATGGAGGTAGAGTCCTTTGTCGTTATCTCCTTGGAAGAGGCAAAGGGTGGAATTCTGGAAGGTCCTGAGTGGGAGCGCAGAAGTGAGAGGGGAAAAAGGAGAAGGCAATGAGCTTCTGGGGGAGCCACGTTGCTCAGAAGGAGATCAAAAGACCAGCTCTCCAGTGGGTGTACATCAGTGCAGTCAACTCATTGCAGCTGTGCTTGTTTACGCCAGCTGACGATCTGACCCAAAGTGGGCCGTGTTTGGCCATGGAGCTGTGGAGTTTATATGCAACCATATATCAGTGTATATTATAAACATTTCAACCTTTTACAGAATTATGTTTGTGTGTTACACTGCCTATGGCAGCAATTTTGATCTCTTGGGTTCCACGAGAACTAACCTTATGCTGAGGAGCACTTTTAGCTTGGAGGAGAATGCAGACCTACCATGGGGTGCACTGGGAGAACATCAAGGTTGGAGAGCTCCACAGAGCTGGGCTTGGGTGACATGCTGGGGAAGGTGATTTCTGGTGACTAGGCCACCCTCATAAAAACACCTGAATGCACTTGTATGGTTCTTACAGTCACACCCGGGTCTATCGCGTATCGAGTGACATCAGAAACGAAGCCATGCAGGAAAGGCTGGAAAAAGTGCGCAACAGGTGAGACCCTCTTGCCCAAGCTCTTCGAGCACCTGTAGGTCCCTACAGAGCTTCTGCCCAAAATGGCATCAGATGCTGTCTTTGTCCTCAGGAAGACGTGGTCCCCATCTCTGAGAGCTTGCTATTT includes:
- the SPATA19 gene encoding spermatogenesis-associated protein 19, mitochondrial, whose product is MRQCCLFSQDSYCQRGELRPRERSPPREGVPRMIISTWSVYIWIHKCIGFRFPPRRALDMEVVETEMLSVLEHWLRKIEEEASKFFKQKLENKTDTRAAPSGGQDMGAMKSQTVQVSSTKLPVSSSSHGLLEERTNIQLIRWSHTRVYRVSSDIRNEAMQERLEKVRNSVSQVMLQAMQNNRSNTDIRATASS